In Halobaculum magnesiiphilum, the following proteins share a genomic window:
- a CDS encoding IS6 family transposase has product MPEIARLIGGSDCFELGFVEREATPEPAMKLGIRLHLAGLSRSDTISILDTLGVERCRTTVHNWVQKADLQPLDGANPDHVAVDETVIQLNDERFWLYAAVDPATNRLLHVTLSPTRNQAITEMFLSELREKHLVDDAVFLVDSAPWLQAALHRHDLDYRYEKHGTRNSVERVFRELKRRTNQFSNCFSHAEADTVEHWLQAFAFAWNQLI; this is encoded by the coding sequence ATGCCAGAAATCGCCCGCCTCATCGGAGGTAGCGATTGCTTCGAGTTAGGATTTGTGGAGCGAGAGGCGACACCCGAGCCCGCGATGAAGCTCGGTATCCGACTCCATCTGGCTGGATTATCACGTTCGGATACCATCTCGATTCTCGATACATTGGGTGTCGAGCGCTGTCGAACGACCGTTCACAACTGGGTGCAGAAGGCCGATCTACAGCCGCTCGATGGTGCGAACCCGGATCACGTCGCGGTTGACGAGACCGTGATCCAACTCAACGACGAACGGTTCTGGCTGTACGCGGCAGTCGATCCTGCCACGAACCGCTTGCTGCACGTCACGCTCTCTCCGACGAGAAATCAAGCGATAACCGAGATGTTCCTCTCCGAACTCCGCGAGAAACATCTCGTCGATGACGCGGTCTTTCTCGTCGATTCTGCACCGTGGCTGCAAGCAGCTCTCCACCGGCATGACCTCGATTACAGATACGAGAAACACGGTACTCGAAACAGCGTCGAACGTGTCTTCCGAGAACTAAAACGCCGTACTAATCAGTTCTCAAACTGTTTCAGCCATGCCGAAGCAGATACCGTTGAACATTGGCTTCAAGCGTTCGCCTTCGCATGGAACCAGCTTATCTGA
- a CDS encoding aldo/keto reductase, with protein MAQVSSISLGFGTAGFESRSLAVQSVKEALEVGYRHLDTAQQYSHSAAVGEAIAETDVPREEIFVATKLHSKNLTHEAVLTETRAILDRLGLDTIDLLYVHWPAHTYGPAETFGAMGELVESGAVRRVGGCNFTVDLLREAIATSPVPLFANQIEMHPFLPQADLLETCRAEGIEVVAHTPLAGGAVFRSDVLRDIATERGATVPQVVLAWLLGRPACPIPKATGDHIGENYAATALELTSAERARIDAIEEEHRVVDYDFAPWSR; from the coding sequence ATGGCTCAGGTCTCTTCGATTTCCCTGGGGTTCGGGACGGCCGGCTTCGAGAGTCGGAGCCTCGCAGTGCAGTCCGTGAAGGAGGCCCTGGAGGTGGGGTACCGGCACCTCGATACGGCCCAACAGTATAGCCACTCCGCCGCGGTCGGGGAAGCGATCGCCGAGACCGACGTGCCACGTGAGGAGATATTCGTCGCCACGAAGCTTCACTCGAAGAACCTGACACACGAAGCGGTGCTGACTGAGACGCGGGCGATCCTCGATCGTTTGGGGTTGGACACGATAGACCTCCTCTACGTCCACTGGCCGGCGCACACGTACGGCCCCGCGGAGACGTTCGGGGCCATGGGTGAACTCGTCGAATCGGGCGCGGTGCGACGCGTCGGCGGCTGTAACTTTACGGTCGACCTGCTGCGGGAGGCAATAGCGACCTCCCCGGTACCGCTGTTCGCGAATCAGATCGAGATGCATCCCTTCTTGCCGCAGGCCGACCTGCTGGAAACGTGTCGCGCCGAGGGGATCGAGGTCGTCGCTCACACGCCGCTGGCCGGCGGTGCGGTGTTCCGCTCGGACGTGTTGCGTGACATCGCGACAGAGCGCGGAGCGACAGTTCCGCAAGTCGTGCTCGCCTGGCTGTTGGGCCGTCCTGCCTGTCCAATTCCGAAGGCGACCGGTGACCACATCGGGGAGAACTACGCCGCGACGGCGTTGGAACTGACGTCGGCCGAGCGTGCCCGCATCGACGCTATCGAGGAGGAACACCGCGTCGTGGACTACGATTTCGCGCCATGGAGCCGGTAG
- a CDS encoding alkaline phosphatase family protein: MTLVILAIDALDTKLVEHYDIDEYRLDGHTQMETVAHQFEHPFTPEAWATVATGLHPTEHGVTEEGTSSWDNPLIDFASQFVGHLDVHTRAWLGNKITALTGEEYTVGVTDSPTIFDPEYAVVHNWPGVANGAELRKTWQITDGDPPKEYFERELKGMAVQQFAWAREMAQHPISLGGVHVHTVDMASHAYGEQEDELERLYRWTADQVRHVREGLGEDDELLILSDHGSYTSFLDPGEVPGKHAFRAFASTTHPDGPPESVFDVKEWVEERIDVSEYEESNLDLPKEQLRDLGYID; the protein is encoded by the coding sequence ATGACTCTGGTCATCCTCGCCATCGACGCGCTCGACACGAAACTCGTAGAACACTACGACATCGACGAGTACCGCCTAGACGGCCACACCCAGATGGAGACCGTCGCCCACCAGTTCGAACACCCGTTCACCCCCGAAGCGTGGGCGACCGTCGCGACCGGCCTTCATCCGACGGAACATGGCGTCACCGAGGAGGGAACCAGTTCGTGGGACAACCCACTCATCGACTTCGCCTCGCAGTTCGTCGGCCACCTCGATGTCCACACCCGAGCGTGGTTGGGAAATAAGATCACGGCGCTCACTGGAGAGGAGTACACCGTCGGCGTGACGGACTCGCCGACGATCTTCGATCCCGAGTACGCGGTCGTCCATAACTGGCCCGGCGTCGCCAACGGAGCGGAACTGCGCAAGACCTGGCAGATAACGGACGGTGACCCTCCCAAGGAGTACTTCGAGCGCGAGTTGAAGGGGATGGCCGTGCAGCAGTTCGCGTGGGCGCGTGAGATGGCACAGCATCCGATCTCGCTCGGCGGAGTCCACGTCCACACGGTGGATATGGCCTCACACGCGTACGGTGAACAGGAGGACGAACTCGAACGGCTCTACCGCTGGACCGCAGACCAAGTGCGCCACGTCCGCGAAGGACTCGGTGAGGACGACGAGCTCCTCATTCTGAGCGACCACGGTAGCTACACCTCCTTCCTCGACCCAGGGGAGGTCCCTGGAAAACACGCCTTCCGTGCGTTCGCGTCAACGACCCATCCCGACGGACCGCCGGAGTCAGTCTTCGACGTGAAGGAGTGGGTGGAGGAGCGAATCGACGTGAGCGAGTACGAGGAATCGAATCTCGACCTTCCGAAGGAACAGCTTCGAGATCTTGGATATATCGACTGA
- a CDS encoding sugar nucleotidyltransferase: MKGVVLAGGRGTRLRPMTEIMNKHVLPVYDEPMIFYPVRTLLENGISEILVISAPEYIGGYIQLLEERFEDAEFSYKVQDEPAGIAHAIQLAEGFVDDTFAVVLGDNIVMDDISENISAFADSDEDCMIFLKQVSDPSRYGVAEVEDDRVVELKEKPDSPETNTAVIGLYLYTSDVFDRIPELTKSDRGELEVTDLNRTYIEDDSLGYSELTGQWFDVGTPDGLLKASNFVAENRDA; encoded by the coding sequence ATGAAAGGCGTTGTTCTGGCGGGAGGGCGAGGGACCCGGCTACGGCCGATGACGGAGATCATGAACAAGCACGTCCTCCCCGTCTACGACGAGCCGATGATATTCTACCCCGTTCGGACCCTTCTGGAGAATGGCATCTCGGAGATACTCGTCATCAGCGCCCCCGAATACATCGGCGGTTACATCCAGCTCCTCGAGGAGAGGTTCGAGGACGCCGAATTCAGCTACAAGGTACAGGATGAGCCCGCCGGTATCGCACACGCCATCCAGCTCGCGGAGGGGTTCGTCGATGACACCTTCGCGGTTGTGCTGGGCGATAACATCGTGATGGACGACATCAGCGAGAACATCTCCGCGTTCGCCGACAGCGACGAGGACTGTATGATATTCCTGAAGCAAGTCTCCGACCCCTCCCGATACGGCGTGGCCGAGGTCGAGGACGACCGCGTCGTGGAGCTCAAAGAGAAGCCGGACTCGCCGGAGACCAACACCGCGGTCATCGGTCTCTACCTCTACACGTCGGACGTGTTCGATAGGATCCCGGAGCTGACGAAGTCCGACCGCGGGGAGTTGGAGGTCACGGACCTCAACCGGACGTATATCGAGGATGACTCCCTCGGCTACAGCGAGTTGACTGGGCAGTGGTTCGATGTCGGTACCCCCGACGGACTGCTGAAAGCGAGCAACTTCGTCGCGGAGAACCGGGACGCCTGA
- a CDS encoding glycosyltransferase family 4 protein, with the protein MDKDIAVYGPLNTEELGPSAVTRKLVRALDAVGCDVTLYTTGDDTHDQVETVHVSGSVDSVPNFVRTKRRVARTVERNGHDIFHSIPGLIDGADIQSSLGFAGDIQMLLWAPHIINPREFVGANIYSLLKAIGYHRTDTIVAASPMVADQLKTYARCSADGVIPLGVSEADRFEPGPVSDPVRVLIPALIGPIKGQHRVLQHLDPNDERYVVDIVGPVKDEAYAEKLSAWQHRMHGYSHDIEQHYRDADVVLIPSEHDNHPTTAIESAGAGCSILITDTCGFATLTDARENHGVDVVSNGKEMAETLEYLVDHPEVLAEKKQAAYELSGTMTWERIAEQYVEYYRDL; encoded by the coding sequence ATGGACAAGGACATCGCGGTGTACGGACCGCTGAACACCGAGGAACTCGGTCCCTCCGCCGTCACCCGAAAGCTCGTCCGAGCGCTCGACGCCGTCGGCTGCGACGTGACCCTCTATACGACCGGCGACGACACCCACGACCAGGTCGAAACCGTCCACGTTTCAGGGTCGGTCGATTCGGTTCCAAACTTCGTTCGCACGAAGCGACGGGTCGCCAGGACCGTCGAGCGAAACGGCCACGACATCTTTCACTCGATCCCCGGTCTCATCGACGGGGCGGACATCCAGAGCAGCCTCGGCTTTGCGGGGGACATCCAGATGCTCCTGTGGGCCCCGCATATCATCAACCCGCGAGAGTTCGTCGGCGCGAACATCTACTCCCTTCTGAAGGCCATTGGCTACCACCGGACGGACACGATCGTTGCGGCCAGCCCGATGGTCGCGGACCAACTCAAAACGTACGCCCGGTGCTCGGCCGACGGTGTGATCCCGCTCGGCGTGAGCGAGGCCGACCGCTTCGAGCCGGGCCCCGTCTCGGATCCGGTTCGGGTTCTCATCCCGGCACTCATCGGACCAATAAAGGGCCAGCACCGTGTGCTCCAGCATCTCGACCCGAACGACGAACGCTATGTCGTCGACATCGTCGGCCCGGTGAAGGACGAGGCGTACGCGGAGAAGCTCTCGGCGTGGCAACACCGGATGCACGGATACAGCCACGACATCGAACAGCACTACCGCGACGCGGACGTGGTTCTCATCCCGTCGGAACACGACAACCACCCGACGACGGCAATCGAGTCGGCTGGAGCTGGCTGTAGTATCCTCATCACCGACACGTGCGGGTTCGCGACGCTCACGGACGCGAGGGAGAATCACGGAGTGGACGTGGTGAGCAACGGCAAGGAGATGGCGGAGACGCTCGAGTACCTCGTCGACCATCCCGAGGTGTTGGCCGAGAAGAAGCAGGCGGCATACGAACTCTCGGGGACGATGACGTGGGAACGAATCGCCGAGCAGTACGTCGAGTACTACCGTGACCTGTAG
- the rfbB gene encoding dTDP-glucose 4,6-dehydratase encodes MDVLVTGAAGFIGSNFVHYLLREYEDVGVVSLDALTYAGSKENLDGVLDDPRHEFVEGDIRNRELVTDLVSEADTVVNFAAESHVDRSIEGSEPFVTTNVEGTQTLLDAARDTDIERFLQISTDEVYGQILDGTFSEGDPLSPRNPYAATKAGADLLARSYETTYGLPVLVTRTCNNFGPRQHPEKLIPKFIQRAAAGEDLPVYGDGSNVREWIYVADNCRALDAVLRDGEVGEVYNVGTGEERTNLDVTEAIIDAVGGSEEQISFVDDRPGHDQRYALDTEKIDDLGWEPEWTFEDGLARTVEYYTE; translated from the coding sequence ATGGACGTTCTCGTGACCGGCGCGGCAGGGTTCATCGGTTCGAACTTCGTTCACTATCTGCTCCGCGAGTACGAGGATGTCGGCGTCGTCTCGCTCGACGCGCTCACCTATGCCGGGTCAAAGGAGAACCTTGACGGCGTACTCGACGACCCACGACACGAGTTCGTCGAGGGGGACATCCGGAACCGGGAGCTCGTAACCGACCTCGTCTCCGAGGCGGACACGGTCGTGAACTTCGCCGCGGAGTCCCACGTCGACCGTTCCATCGAGGGGTCCGAGCCGTTCGTCACGACGAACGTCGAAGGCACGCAGACGCTCCTCGATGCTGCGCGGGACACCGACATCGAGCGTTTCCTCCAGATCTCAACCGACGAGGTGTACGGACAGATACTCGACGGGACCTTCTCGGAAGGCGACCCCCTGAGCCCTCGGAACCCGTATGCTGCGACGAAGGCGGGCGCCGATCTGTTAGCGAGGAGTTACGAAACCACCTACGGGCTTCCGGTTCTCGTGACGCGGACGTGCAACAACTTCGGGCCGAGACAGCATCCGGAGAAGTTGATCCCGAAGTTCATCCAACGCGCGGCTGCCGGAGAGGATCTGCCGGTGTACGGCGACGGGTCGAACGTGCGCGAGTGGATATACGTCGCAGACAACTGCCGGGCGCTCGACGCGGTACTTCGCGATGGCGAGGTCGGCGAGGTGTACAACGTCGGCACCGGCGAGGAGCGAACGAACCTCGACGTTACGGAGGCCATCATCGACGCGGTCGGCGGGTCCGAGGAACAGATCTCGTTCGTGGATGACCGCCCCGGACACGACCAGCGGTACGCCCTCGACACGGAGAAGATCGATGATCTCGGCTGGGAGCCGGAGTGGACCTTCGAGGATGGGCTGGCCCGAACCGTCGAGTACTACACCGAGTAG